The following is a genomic window from Mauremys mutica isolate MM-2020 ecotype Southern chromosome 4, ASM2049712v1, whole genome shotgun sequence.
actGCTGGCCGGCCGCCCgggcccgcccgtccccgcactGCTGGCCGGCCGCCCgggcccgcccgtccccgcactGCTGGCCGGCCGCCCGGGCCCGCCCATCCCCGCACTGCTCCCTGGCCGACCCGTCCCCGCACTGCTGGCCGGCCGCCCGGGCCCACCCGTCCCCGCACTGCTCCCTGGCCTACCCGTTCCCGCACTGCTGGCCGGCCGCCCGGGCCCACCCGTCCCAGCActgctccccggccgcccgggccCGCCCATCCCAGCACTGCTCCCTGGCCGCCCGGGCCCGCCCATCCCTGCActgctccccggccgcccgggccCGCCCATCCCAGCACTGCTCCCTGGCCGCCCGGGCCCGCCCATCCCAGCACTGCTCCCTGGCCTACCCGTTCCCGCACTGCTGGCCAGCCGCCCGGGCACGCCCATCCCCGCACTGCTCCCTGGCCTACCCGTTCCCGCACTGCTGGCTGGCCGCCCAGGCCCGCCCATCCCCGCACTGCTCCCCGGCCGCCCAGGCCCGCCCATCCCCGCACTGCTCCCCGGCCGCCCAGGCCCGCCCATCCCCGCACTGCTCCCCGGCCGCCCAGGCCCGCCCATCCCCGCACTGCTCCCCGGCCGCCCAGGCCCGCCCATCCCCGCACTGCTCCCCGGCCGCCCAGAGCTGGAATTTTTAACAATTTCATGCTGAGGGGGTGCTGCACTACCCAGTTTTGTATGGACAGAAGTAGATTTTTTCAGACTAGGTTCTTTAGCAGATTGTAGTTTCTGAGCCCCATTAGTGGGTGCTTTTGAGCTTGGTGTATGTGCGCTTGACCCAAATTTTCCTACTCCATTGACTGAAGATTTACTATGGATGCCACTCGATGAGCTTTTTAAAGGTCCATTTTGTGTAACTTTTGCTTTTTCCACTTGACTGGATTTGGAGGAAGATGATGACCTTGCATGTTTGTCGCTAAACACAGGCCCACTGGATTTCTTATCAGGACCACACTGAGAAGGGAAACTGCCTTTTGAAGAGGAACGTTTATCCACTGAGTTTTTGCTAAGTTTTGCATTTATAAACGCTTTATGAGAAAACACTTTATTTGAAGAACTTGATGCAGTTACATTCTTAATCtctttttcaggtttttttttctctttctggatTTCCCCTTTTTTGTTTTTCCGGTCCAAAAATTCTTTTTCTCTCAATTCTTCTGCTGTTCTTGGCCTTTCTTCGGTCTTTTTCACTACTTTTATTTCTACTGGTTCATACTGTTTTTTTTCAGCCAGCCTCAGAAGATCTACAAAGTTCATAGGGGTAGGAGCACTTTTGGGAGGTGCCTTTGGTTTCACTGCAGCTTTGGATGGTTTCTCTTCATAGTCCTCTGGTTCATGCTCAGATTCAGTCTGACTGTATTCAAACAGCTCTGCCTCATCTTCTGTCATATATTCTGCATCTGTGCACTGATTGACATTTTCACAAGTCTGCCTCTTTTTAGGCTTCTCTTCAATAGGAATGCCATTATAGCCATAAAAGTTGTCCTTTGTCCGTGAAGCCATAGCTCTTGCTTTTCGGTCATGTTTCAGTTCAATACGCTTAGCTAGAAgttcctccttcttcctttttgcCTCTAGTTCTGTAAAAGAATATCAGGAAAAGATTTTTCAGTCACGTCTAATCTAAATTTCTGGAGATGAAGAATTCCAGAGGGATTAAGTAAATATTATGAAGAACATGGCTACCGTTCAGTCTGAACAACAACAACTATAGGGAACATACACACAACTTTAAAACACCAATGGTTTGAATAAAGTCTATAGCCAAAAGATTTAAAATTAATCCAGATGGGGTTAGTGTGTCTAATTTTTAAAGGCACAATATTGTGATGTAAAGTCAGGAATCCTGGCTTTCTGTCACTTTCAGACACTGTTAAATACAGTTTTTTCAATATTAAAAGCTGTACAAAAGTTCAGAACAATTCCTTGTGCCTGCTCCTGGTTCATGCTATTAGTCCTTTCTGGCTGCTTTGACAGCAAGTGCGGAAGTGCTGCTGAGCAAACATTTGGATTCACAAAGGAGAATGTGCGCAGCCCTGAGGATCACTGCTCTACAGTGGGTTCTGACTCCACAGCAATTATGTAAGGACATTCCAAAGAATGGAGACCTATAACAATGATATTCAAAGGCACGTAAGGAGTAGGGTAAAAATGTCCCAAAGAGAGTCACTGAAGGAGTTCTTCTCCAGTAGGGAATACTCAGAACAACTTTAACAGGTACCTTTTCCTCTAATTTCTTCTTCTTTCCGCCTCAgaaaagcttgcactgctgcagaATGGACACCTTTGACTTTTGGATCTTTTTTGGGAGGGCCTACTGCCAAACTGTATCTTTTCTGCAAAGAGAAAGCAAATTGGTCAGAAGAAAACAAAGGTTTTAATATATATAGCCGTTTTTACTAAATGGGAAAATCACAATCAATGAGAAGTTTAGGCTGTCTACACTACggacagctgtaccactgcaccTGCGCCGCTGTAAAGTCTCCTATGCAGCCTCTCTATTTCGGCAGGAGTCGCTCGCCTGCCAACATCACGCTGGTGCTTTTCTCGGTGAAATGTATGTCAGTCACGAGTGTGTTTTTTCAGACacctgaccgacaaaagttttgctgacaaaagtgctagtgtagacaaaaccttaGTAACAGAGATTTATCTGGCTTTAAATATGTTAACGATGAAAGGCAATATTCATTAAGCAACAGACTTCCAACAAGAAATGAGGCAGCTCAGCATTGCCCAGGAACAGGTCCTATGTACAAAATGAGCCATTCTGGGCATAAAATGGACAAGGAACCAGAAAGGAGGAAATGGACCAAAAGAGAGGACAGAAGAAAATCAGAAGGgatgaagaggaaaaaaagtgagaaaaggagggagattgacaacatgtgcAATAGCTACACCAGTGGTCTAGTAGAAACAGCCATTAGAATGGACCCAGATGCAGCTCTACACTCAGTAGGGGAAAGGAGTACCACACACAACACACGAGCCTTTGTCTGGAGAGTGAGGTAATACACCTCACTCTTGGATGACTCCCCCTTTCCAGATCAAAAGAGTTTACAGGCTTCATTCAGCCTTCCTTGTCTGCCTCCATACAAACTGGAATCAATATAACTATGTTGGCTCTATTTTATACGATTAGTTATTTTTGATGTAAGTCTGTGTGTGGACCCTACTGTCAGATTAAGAATAATTTCTTTGGATGTAATTTAATTTGGTAAAAAATCAATTTACATTACATCCAAATAGGATACTCTTAATCCAAAATGTGTGACCACACAAAGATTTGCTCTGacataattaaaggtgtgaaaCTGATGTTATTTTAGTTCGAGGCTTACGGGTTACTATCACACAGAACTTCCAAGGAGTAGAAGAAGTAAAAAGGAGAAACTAGGGGTTTACTGGAACGTCTTCCCCTATATAAAAGACACACTTCAAACTAAAAAGGTTTAGAGAAGGAAACAAAGGTGACAATGGATAAGCTAAGTGAAATAGGGGAAATTAGTTAAATCCAAAAGCAGCTGGGAGAacccaaagaaaagaaaggtaatttTAGAGAGTGTATATCTTCCTTTCTGCTAATAAGCAAAAGCTGTTAGCTAACTGGACTGCTAGGTGAAACAAAATCACTCTGTAAAATTTTGAGATTTCCCTCATTTGAAAGAATTGCCTGGGGGAAGTGAGCTGAAATCCTGCCATATATGAAACCGTAAGT
Proteins encoded in this region:
- the SPTY2D1 gene encoding protein SPT2 homolog; translated protein: MDFREILMVASEQQGLSAVSKRYSLAVGPPKKDPKVKGVHSAAVQAFLRRKEEEIRGKELEAKRKKEELLAKRIELKHDRKARAMASRTKDNFYGYNGIPIEEKPKKRQTCENVNQCTDAEYMTEDEAELFEYSQTESEHEPEDYEEKPSKAAVKPKAPPKSAPTPMNFVDLLRLAEKKQYEPVEIKVVKKTEERPRTAEELREKEFLDRKNKKGEIQKEKKKPEKEIKNVTASSSSNKVFSHKAFINAKLSKNSVDKRSSSKGSFPSQCGPDKKSSGPVFSDKHARSSSSSKSSQVEKAKVTQNGPLKSSSSGIHSKSSVNGVGKFGSSAHTPSSKAPTNGAQKLQSAKEPSLKKSTSVHTKLGSAAPPQHEIVKNSSSGRPGSSAGMGGPGRPGSSAGMGGPGRPGSSAGMGGPGRPGSSAGMGGPGRPGSTSSAGTGRPGSSAGMGVPGRLASSAGTGRPGSSAGMGGPGRPGSSAGMGGPGRPGSSAGMGGPGRPGSSAGMGGPGRPGSSAGTGGPGRPASSAGTGRPGSSAGTGGPGRPSFSSSVGPGRPGSSSVAPPKPKCTVVSETISSKNLVSRPSNAPMNGTRPSPGHRPVFHPQGLPRPSLPPISYKRQIEDDEEYDSEMDDFIDDEGQPQEEISKHIREIFGYDRNKYKDESDYALRYMESSWKEQQKEEARSLRLGVQEDLEELRREEEELKRKKQAKKLRTH